The Amphiura filiformis chromosome 15, Afil_fr2py, whole genome shotgun sequence region cgaggacacacctccaaacgaggacgtcctcgttttgaaactatgcccaggatgacgtaaatgatgcaaatatgcatataagatagcatataagataggtcccccatagcgggtataggacgggtctcagttggatagtaagttgcctgtgtgtttgcgtgaggtccacggtgtgtcgattaaaaacgggtgtgtaagtcctcggttagatccttctaaagtcgaggtcctcgtttgaacgtatttacaaacaggggggTGTGGgtatgtgtctgtctgtctgtctgtcggggGGGTGTCCGTCTGTGTGTAGGTGTGTCTGCCTCAGAATGAATAAGTCCCGCAATCAGAACTTCCAAACATAGATTACGGTACCAAAGTATATATACTTTCTTTATGACCCAACTCTTATACACggtggtctaatggttagggtGCGAGCTTCATAATCataaggttgcgggttcgagccccgccatggccagtgtgttgcgtccttgcaAGAGGGCTTACTTTCCAATTGCTTCACTCTACCCAGGTTTAAAATGGGAAGCTGttgggtaatcacaatctaagtcggctGAGAGTATCTGCGCATCAGTTGCTAACTTGGTGATGTGGAAATTATTCTGATATGGCAGCGggataattgttgaagtgtgctggtactaaagtgtagcgcacgttaaatcaccaacattatcatatttatttataaaaatatatCAGCACACATTGTCGTTTGGGTGTAATTTGTaacctatatcatgtatataagcttagtatttaaacaatttaaaagaaTGATCATCTGAAAACAATATTTGTCTCCAGAGTGCGAGAGGTGAAACACTGGTTCGCTATATGAGTTTTGTATCTCGTCCACCATTGGAATGCAAAGCGCCCAGGCATCGTCCAAGAACAATAGCAGTAATTCCGAgggtaagtaggcctattacaaggaaatccactgcgcatgcatgcatcccacgtgatgcCATGACGTATACGCACGGATTCGTTGGCCGAGCCAGCGAAACCCCCGTGGCTACCGTGTTTGGCACGCGAGGGATATAATGTTTATATCCCGGGGGacccaagtgacttctttgttcatcttctctccttttttgttccttctctACCTTCCGAAAGCAAAAAACCATGGGTAGGCCTAGTGTTAGGATGAATAGGGATATTCTCCATTGAGCCATTCCAGTTAAtatatacacccctgtggaagacatgaccttaatcttccacacagggggtgtatacttcaaatggggtcaccctgattactccatttgaaattcacactccgaaGATTCAGGCCATTCCTTCCATAGggagtatatgaatttcaactggatatAGCCCATTGACATTTTTTTGCTCCAACAGATTTTCGATGAGTTTTAGTTCTGACTGGGTGGGAACCAGGGGAACAGcccaattttgtgtgtgtgtgggggggggggagggtgtgTCCCCGGCGCCACCACTGCCACCAAGCAAGTAATttaataccgtaaaatggggtaacttcggttaGCGGGGTAACTTTCGtcgatcaaatatatttttttaaatggtcatattttcgtacagcaatattgtttttagtcatatttggtgtcaagatttttgaccaaaaagttgcatttttctacatttttttcagtaaaaataaaaatcgatatttgtgagcaaggatgtgtgcttgactaattttgcatggggtcaaatgtcacaaaaaaaaaaactttcccatatacagcgaagatcaatttttttgatttttttttcttcatggaatgtaatattctgaccaaagttgccccaaatgcggggtaactttggtcaggttaattttaacccctagggcacccttacaaaattattaaaaaatctttctcaacttcaaggtgtagatgggacccctaatgtcataaaaaaagagttaattagaaatataattggttctGTTTAGAAGCAGtgatttaaaaactctgaaaagtgcccaaagttaccccattttacggtaatgtaCCATTTTAACTTAATTTTCAGTTACTGGGACCCGAAAAATGTATACGATGCCAACTCAGCACAGCACATATCAAATGTGAAAAAGTAAGTAATGAAATCCACGATTatactttttataattttttttatttaattcaataTTACTGAATGAGGAGACGTCCATCATGTTATATACCTTATATTTCCTTGGCTCTTCCATCAAATTGATTATGACCACAGTCCTGTATGCCATGACAACAAAAAGTTAAAAAGACAAAATGAGATTGATGAATGCGCATATGGTTAATAATTCCACTTAACAAACGTACACAGGAAAAGATTGACTCTGGATTTGTGTAACTGCCTTTTGGTCTCAGCTTCCTCCTATTTGACTCAGAAATGACAGTTCCATCCATGATGATATATACTCCCCCACGAGCCTCGTTCTTGAGCTAGAGTTTCCTGGATCTTGTATGTCCTACTAGTCCCATAATTGTTGTGAGAGGGCAGATTGGGAGAGCAtccagagcaaggaaagtctacgttgatGTCGTTTATTGCTGTGGTGTGTTGCTCATACTTGTGTGGGATGATGCACTGGGATCATCATAAGGTGGTTTGTTGCAAGGGTGTGTGTAAGTTGTTTAAATACATGTTggagggtggggtgtgtgtgcttGGTGTATGGGGAGGGGGCTGGTGCATGGGCACTATATATTATGGTGTGTATATGGATATGAATACGCAAAAAGGGATATTACAAAAGAAAAAGGCATTAATAACGTCATGAAATAAGATTTATTTGCGTTGGCAATTCCACTTTATTGGAAAGCGCACCTCTGATATTTTGGTGAGCGCCAGTATCGatctaaaatttatattttgcataatatgcaataataaattaatgtttttttCCTCTCCTGAGATCTTTCATTGTGTTGTTGTAATCAATGTCTCATTTATATGTTTAATTACAAAACAGCACAAATACCTTCGTGTTGGTGGCGGATTTCGACACAGCTATTATTACATTAAGAAAATACTAGATGCAATTGAAAAGGTAtagtcttttttattttatttttcatctggtaaaatctcaaaaaataataaataggcaACATTTTCATGTTTCAAATAATCAAATGAGACCATTGTAAAAACAATGTTTAaagggcacgcaggatcactcaaagtgggggGAAATTTAGACATTGTTTAgtatatctttaaaaataatgatgataagtacataatatAAATTTTCAAAAAGAAATTGATACAAGGAttatccaactagcacggcagatttctgcaaaaaatgagcatttttttttagaaaaaggtTTTAGTAACGGGTTTAAATCATCGCGAGATAAAATCGGACTACCccctttaaaaacaaaaacaaattatacgTGTATTATTATAGTACTATTCAAAGACAATTATGTTGTGTTTGGTAACATAATGGGTTACTTAACAACATATCTTGCCGTGTTGGTTTCACCTACAGAAccaaagaacagatttagaagaTAATAAGCAACGGATACTACGTGAACGGGAGCGTGAAGCCGCCATTTTGAGAGCAGAAGCCGAGGCAAGAGCCAGGGCTGATATAGCTGCAATGGCTGCTAAAGGTAACACCCCATACACCCTACCCCTACTCACCCCAGGATACACGTGGGGTACCTGAACATGAGGGCGTGTGTGGGCCTATAAGTAACAGATATACCCCTTATAATTATGTAAACCTCCTTTTGTGGTCGTAATACTTTAAGGAAGCACAACAGTGTTTGTGTTTATTTTCACACAGGACCCATCTacgccccccccccttcgtaTTAAAGGTCAAAAGTGTGCTGGTAAAATACataaacattttcatatttttacgttttttagtgtttataaattaacacccctataccttcactgtacaaacaagtgtttattaagtgttcaagtgtttattaagtattgctctgctgtttttgcagtgtatttgaATCAGAAACGACAGCTCCATACATGCTGATACTCCGCCATGAGTCTCGTCCTGGATCTCCCCTGCCCTACCCATAAATCTTGATCACGTTATTTTTAGAGGGACTGGGTCAAGATTACAAGAGCAcccagagcaaggaaagtctacgttgatGTCGTTATTGTTAAAGTTAGGCCTAAATGTAATTAAGACTTGCCCTTAATCAGCCAtgcacacagggggtgcagatttcaaatggtgtcgcccattcaggtaaccctagaagaaattcacactccctgtgtggaagattaacgtcatcgcttccatatggggtgtatgactctcaattggaatagcacattttgaaTACTTGATGAAAACTGTCATCCAATCAAAATCAATAGAATGCCTCACGAAAGTCACGATGGACTTGATGTTGCCATGTTGATTATTGCCTGTTTATTTTTTGACATGATaaagccgtcaaaaacgtaagaaagttgatattgaccttcatctctgttcattcatttacatttattttatcgATCCTGATGAATTCATTAAACCATGCATTCCACGTGTATTATACTCTTTTTGTTTCAGCGAAATCTAAGAAACGACGCATAAAAACCTACGTACGAACAGTAACGGGTGAAGTGGTGAGCCAGTATCATTTTGTTTCTGAAAAAGACTACAAGGTGatgaaaaagataaaaagaaagcGAAGAAACTTCTGGGGTTAAATGAAGATGATCAGCTGGAGGACTTCAAATCGTCTAAACACAAATATGAGCAGAATGAACAGGGAGAGGTCGTCAAAGGTAAGATCTGATAACACAGCAAACAACGCTTTCGACAGTCATttttcacaaaaggttagaaaaggttgccagaaaacgtttaaatgtcgggttatataaagggtatataggcATAAAGTGTAAAAATtgcttactgcaaaatattctaacataatgttataagtgtttttaaaataattgggcaaaaatgtttgcaaaaattattttacaataacattttgacaacattttacaatattgttgttgcagtgtgttttcataaaaaaattataaaatttaaaaaacacgTTTTAGttaatttaaaacgttttcatgacttttataaacCCCGATatttgatgttattaaaacgtttttaccaaaactaaaaccctaaatataatatgtttaaaacgtttgATAACAtgtgataaaaacaaaacataatacaCACTCACACACCAACATACAACACACAAAAATACGCGGTAGTTGATGTTTGCagctgcactgcaaaaacaagtgtttatatttaaacaccatattgtgtttatcagagcaacacttaataaacacataattcatgttaatggtctaacactaatgttaatggttctaacactaatgttcataaattaacacttggtgttatattacaaacattagtgtttgtaatataacaccaagtgttaatttatgaacattagtgttagaccattaacatgaatcatgtgtttattaagtgttgctctgataaacacaatatggtgtttaaatataaacacttgtttttgcagtgagggatttttgtcaaaattcaggGTTAGCGGTAAGTCAAATAAGACCTGGTGActctaaaacatcaaaatttaataTTGCAATTTAACAGTGgtcttgttttttatttttattttttgttttatttttaatagtGCCGGATTTAATTCGATTTGGGACGAGATTTTCATGACCCTAAACACAAGACCCGTAATTTTCTTACTCTTCTTATATATTTCTTTGTACAGTGAAACGAAAAGAGGTAAAAGAAATTAAGCACCGGACTCATCGAGATATAAGATATCCCCCTAACAGGTAAGAATTTTGTAtgaagttaagggctggggtatgaacgtttggacagtatttattgtgggacattagagcacatcagacatatcgaattgcattctgaatacgaagaatgtcattctgatatcaaataattttgatttttgaaattcgcaatttaatacacattttatggcaaatcattaaaaattgatatttttgatatttaacagtacttgaagtaaactttataaatctgatgatttatatatacttaaagtataggtgggatgaaaagccgacgatcaattgaaaattttaaaaattccaaaaaaattaggtctttttgggaaaaaaatccatatcttcaatatgaaaggtcaaaattttcaattgaccgtctgcTTTttttccctgctacatacactttaagaatatgtcattagatttatataatttacttcgaggactgtattatatcaaaatttgcaaaatatcaaatttttataatttgtcataaaatttgtattatattgtgattttcaaaaatgaaaattatttgatatcagaaagacatgcttcgtattcagaatgcaattcgataggtctgaggtgctctcatgtcccacaaaaaaatactgtcgaaacgcaataaacgctcattttagatccttaatgggctattccatttaaaatccacactatccctgtggaagattttggaaatatcttccacagggggagtatgcatttcaaatggaattaatacattagcagctccattggaAACTCATTCTCCTTCAGGGGAAGaatcaagttgaatctttctcagagggtgtatgaaattcaaatagagcagcctaatgtgctaatcccatctgaaattcatactacccctgtgaaGGATATGTCCAAaaatcaaaatcttccacaggggtagtgtgtattttaaatggaatagcccattggaattGCGTCCTGGCCAGGTTTGAACCATCGGGATCAGTGTTGAGTATtatgcaaacgcaaaatcgcagtattcttaagggggtactacacccctcgataaatgtgtgtctatttttgcatttttctcaaaactaataacacagtggtaacaaaagttatgtatattataggggcaaggaatccaattactacactggaatttcagtgacccaagacaagcggtttgttatttatgataagaaataaggtaccgctatgatgtacctcgtttcctatcatatatatactgaaccgcttgtcttgagtcactgaaatttcagtgtagtaattggattccttgccccaataaaatgtgtaacttttgttaccagtgtattattattttttgagaaaaatgcaaaaatagtcacaaatttaccacagcaCTGCAAAAActagtgtttatatttaaacaccatattgtgtttataagagcaacacttaataaacacataattcatgttaatggtcgtttttctgctgacagtttcgctagaatccttctggctttctcaaggcgattgatgttgttattgatccatctgcttggaccgggaatcccggccggatgttattgttttaccgcgaagtactcctgtctccaacattgatcttgagcagaggatcaaagatgtggcttaagaatgtaccccccccccgatttcccctcgtctctgttcatggtgttgtctcctcttttgcgaatccatactgattccttgacccatcttgCCCTGCGGTTTTCTTCCCTATCAAGGATTGATGAGCTGTCCCAgtctattttaataatttaaaaatgaTTGGCACGTGATCTGTGATGGTTGATTTGttaatttccactcggcaaccgTGCTCCCTTCCATACTTACATATACTATAGGCATAAATACTTTGATTTGTACTACTTGaatgatatttttaaaagtaaatttaCATAAATATTCCTACATTTTTCATATCCATATAGAGATGTCGAGAGCGTTGAGAGTGGTATCGGACGAAGCATCCGGGAAGGCGAAGAGAGTCGAATGACTCGATACACCGTGTCACGATCAAAGAAAGTCAACTGGGAGGATAACATATCGGACCACTCCGACAACAACCCAGAGATAATCGAGATTGAAAACAGtaggaaggagaagaagaaggagaagaagaaaaggcgAGAAAAAGTTCTTGGTAAGCCAGCATATACGATTTGAACAAACAAGTTTTAATCtgtacccagagcagccagcgcacatttACGATGAAGAAAAACCCAGTGCATCTGGTCGAATTCGAgccggcgaccttcgtattactagcacgacgctctaatcAACTAAGCAACAGAGGCACGCTCTTCTCCAGTATGCCACTGTTGCTCAGTTGGTtggagcgtcgtgctagtaatacgaTGGTCGCCGGTTCAattccggccagatgcactggggtttttttttcaaagttaatGTGCGCTGTCTGCTCTGAATATagattaaaatgtgttcatcctattaacccagagaactaaatATACTTTAGTATAGGCCTAGATTAATTTCAAGTATGATTTGTTTATAACATGTAAACATGTAGTTtaaaaaatggaccaaaaaacctgtgattttctccaaaatggtcAATTTTACACTAAATCTGTGTTTATTTATACTTTCCttccttttgaaaaaaaatagtaaatagtTAATAGTGTGTCGGGCGTAAATAATTAAGAAATTACGGCACTTTTACTTATTGCATTAAGACTTGACCAAATACATTACACAAtagcgtgctagccatgcgcttcaatggaaaaagttcaagttttgaaatgtgttctcaaaatatcaagagctatcttaagaactactgaatcaatactaggcttgtttgtactcattttaatacatttttcatgctgattccaaatatggtcatgaaaatgtacatttctgaaattttgaaaaaaaaaaaaaaaattgaaacttttcgtctgcagtcgacacccgcgtgaagagagttaaatatTGTTCACAATTTTCTGTGTTTTTATCCCTTATGAAGTTCAAAAAGAAGAATTAAGTCCATGGAATCAACAACAGAGCTCATCTTCATCTGAATCTGACTCGGAAGAAAATGAAACAtccaaaagaagaagaaggaaacacaaaaagaagaaagaaaagaaacgtCGAAAAAAAGAAAAGCGACGACAAAAGCGAGGCTACGTGCGTTCATCTGATGTCGAGAAGGGAGGAATTGAGGACTCAAAGCCTGAACCCAGGCGATCTTCAAGAAAAGAGAAGAAACGTGATAAACACGTAACAAGGGAGACTCCGGATTTTGGGTCTGATCACTACCAAGCTAGCAGCAAAAAGAAGTCCAAGAAATCAAAAAAGAAAGTTATGTAAGTTTTGTGTGTGCCATTTTGACGTATTTCTTATTTCCGTTGATCTGAAGTATTCATtagtatttaaaggagtatttcgtgatcctagcatcctctttttatggcatttttagtagatatccacgaaaaagcttattcccaaaatttcagttgattccgattttgcgtttgcgagttatgcatgattatgtgtattacactgctccatagacaatgtgttgtaatttcgttctggtgcaccagatacagaacgaaattaaaatttcacgatatctttgccaaacgaattaatctgcaagaaatattttgtacataaacattatgtagccagaggtttccattgatataaaaatctcaactttttttgagaaaagtggggggatgatgctgtggatcacgaaatgcctttttaatataacatttcttGAATTATGCAATAACTCTAACGTTGAATGTCCATAATGTTAATATTCGCTTCAATCCAAATCTCTATAATGGCCACAAGCATgacaaaaagtctggatttcTTTTTCCATAAAATGGACCCATCACTTTcatttgttttgatgaatccaattgtgtgaaaatattggatccaaaacgtaataatgatacaattgggtgctttacgcccaatatttatttgtctcgctatgtctcgtccaatatttcaaaactcgcagctctatactaataaaatatgggctcaatcggtCAAATTGTATTTTATAGAGCTCAAATAGTATTCAAATAATTTACTTTTCAAACGCGACTAGTCCGAAGACAAGCTAGTGGGTTCATGAACACGACAGCACTGCAAAATAGCTAAAAATTATTCCACAATCAAACAGCAAAGAAACAATCACCCCAACAAAATCAAACCCCCACCAACAAGCAAatccaaatcggcattggaagtttgcaatgcattgtaggacagtttttgcagttttgggacacctttcagaaaattctgaaatattgggtttttgtacgtacaaaatataatctaaaatgtttaacaattattaaaacaaatataaaaaatattagtattttataaattaattatttagtatttttaatgatcaacattatgacaataataagaaaaataataataattacgtaaattttcctgATTTGTCAAAgggtcccaaaactgctctcaaaaaccggaagttagaatgtcGATTGGGcttatttaattacttttgcaTCTATCTGTTGTCGACACACAGCTCGAGTAGTGATTCTGACTCATCAGTAGGCCGTAGACGTCGTCCAAGGAAACGAAAAGAGAAACCACCCAAATCAGCAGCAATAGGAGCAGGAGACTCTTCATCAGGAAGCGAAAGCTCATCTGAAGACTCATATGACTCTGAAACAGGTCAGTAATGTGATTGTATTCAATAATgccgtaacccgaccgaccctaaaaataggcccgagtGCCCGACCCTAGACTGTtgcaaaagaaaaataaattaattagttaattaattttataaaatgaaaaaagaaaaaaagttcctaAGCCTTTATCAAGTgtgtgtaaaaataaaaataataataataataataataataataataataataataataataataataataataataataataataaatgccgaccgacctaccctattttttttattatgttacgccaatcaaacaccCTAGAAAATTACTCATGGCTCTAATAACCCCCTAACATTGCCTCGAAAACGAAACATCTTGATCTTgattttgctgttttcttgacgCTGCAAGTATTTTAACTTCCTCCTGTATGTCTCGTACAAAGGGACTTCCTTTATCATTTGAACCCTTCTCTTACTCTGTTCAGAGAAAGTGCTAAAGTAGGAAATAATATGTGCTTTGTGACTAGGTTGTGATAAATGGGAatcttattttcttatttttttacgtTAGGGTCTAGAACTTCCGACAACTCATCCAATGACAGTTCATCATCCAGTACAGAAAGGTAAGAGCAGGTGGAGCAGGTGtgacaaaaataatgatgtttatagaattttcaataatttaataTACAAGGTATCCGAAAAGCTTGACCATTTCAAACCGCTAgttttcaaataatgttttttgaTCTTCCCTACTGCTATATGAAAATCCATGTATaagatatgaaaatataaaatggTAAGGGGCGgcttcaaaactcgaccagcggttaATAGCAGTTGAACCGCGttctattgtttagaacaatagaaaccgactCGAACCAGATGGAAGT contains the following coding sequences:
- the LOC140172009 gene encoding uncharacterized protein; the protein is MADFHRLPTLPPSRQRPPLVRRPRSLSSMTARSIPNAPTPLSLFEKQSVFSAATDFFDAPEMPDVLELLSRGIPTRIELADMISRTTVDDVQRLPAIHPYVASARGETLVRYMSFVSRPPLECKAPRHRPRTIAVIPRLLGPEKCIRCQLSTAHIKCEKHKYLRVGGGFRHSYYYIKKILDAIEKNQRTDLEDNKQRILREREREAAILRAEAEARARADIAAMAAKGDEKDKKKAKKLLGLNEDDQLEDFKSSKHKYEQNEQGEVVKVKRKEVKEIKHRTHRDIRYPPNRDVESVESGIGRSIREGEESRMTRYTVSRSKKVNWEDNISDHSDNNPEIIEIENSRKEKKKEKKKRREKVLVQKEELSPWNQQQSSSSSESDSEENETSKRRRRKHKKKKEKKRRKKEKRRQKRGYVRSSDVEKGGIEDSKPEPRRSSRKEKKRDKHVTRETPDFGSDHYQASSKKKSKKSKKKVISSSDSDSSVGRRRRPRKRKEKPPKSAAIGAGDSSSGSESSSEDSYDSETGSRTSDNSSNDSSSSSTESDSATESSSSSSSSSSSSSSSSESSSSSSEISDVSDPSSISDVSDVEDNVSEELRKIQIAEKKQQKMVMKKLKRKKRKLRYEKWRGKQNER